From the genome of bacterium, one region includes:
- the kdpB gene encoding potassium-transporting ATPase subunit KdpB: protein MSVDTAHRAAHQQAMIWRVAIRDAFLRLDPRQQVRNPVMFVVEIGSVLTTILFFQALGGKGEAPAPFIGSVAIWLWFTVVFANFAEALAEGRGKAQAEALRRARRTISARRLVRPERTAPSETVPSTALRKGDVVLVQAGEAIPADGEVIEGIASVDESAVTGESAPVIRESGGDRSAVTGSTVVLSDWLLIRITANPGEGFIDRMIALIEGARRQKTPNEIALNILLVGFTILFLLVCATLYPYSVFSVGVAGRGTPVSITVLVALLVCLIPTTIGGLLSAIGIAGMDRMIKRNVIALSGRAVEAAGDVDVLLLDKTGTITLGNRQAVEFIPVEGVDARQLAETAQLASLADETPEGRSIVVLAKEQYAMRGRTVGTGTDEAPHGATFVPFTAQTRMSGVDFDGLVIRKGAAAAIVEHVQARGGRIPQELSAIVDRIARAGGTPLVVAQNESVLGVIYLKDIVKGGIKERFLQLRKMGIRTVMITGDNPLTAAAIAAEAGVDDFLAQAKPEDKLKLIRDYQTGGRLVAMTGDGTNDAPALAQADVAVAMNTGTQPAREAANMIDLDSNPTKLIEVVEIGKQLLMTRGALTTFSIANDVAKYFAIIPAAFASTYPALTALNFMRLSTPVNAISSAVIFNALIIIALIPLSLRGVKYRPASAGEILRDNLLLYGVGGVIAPFIGIKLIDVILVALGLR from the coding sequence CGGAACCCCGTGATGTTCGTCGTGGAGATCGGCAGCGTGCTCACGACGATCCTGTTCTTCCAAGCACTCGGCGGGAAGGGCGAGGCGCCCGCGCCGTTCATCGGCAGCGTCGCGATCTGGCTGTGGTTCACCGTGGTCTTCGCGAACTTCGCGGAGGCGCTGGCGGAGGGCCGCGGCAAGGCGCAGGCGGAGGCGCTGCGGCGGGCGCGGCGCACCATCTCCGCCAGGCGGCTCGTGCGGCCGGAGCGGACCGCGCCGTCGGAAACCGTGCCGTCCACCGCGTTGCGGAAGGGCGACGTCGTGCTGGTCCAGGCGGGTGAAGCGATTCCCGCAGACGGCGAGGTCATCGAAGGGATCGCGTCCGTGGACGAGAGCGCCGTGACGGGTGAGAGCGCCCCGGTGATCCGCGAATCGGGCGGCGACCGGAGCGCGGTCACCGGGAGCACCGTGGTGCTGTCCGACTGGCTGCTGATCCGCATCACCGCGAACCCGGGCGAGGGCTTCATCGACCGCATGATCGCGCTGATCGAGGGGGCGCGCCGGCAGAAGACGCCGAACGAGATCGCGCTCAACATCCTGCTCGTCGGCTTCACGATCCTGTTCCTGCTGGTCTGCGCAACGCTCTACCCGTACTCCGTCTTCAGCGTCGGCGTCGCCGGCCGCGGCACCCCGGTGTCGATCACGGTGCTCGTAGCCCTCTTGGTGTGCCTGATCCCGACGACGATCGGCGGCCTCCTGAGCGCGATCGGCATCGCGGGCATGGACCGGATGATCAAGCGGAACGTGATTGCGCTGTCGGGGCGCGCCGTCGAGGCCGCCGGCGACGTGGACGTGCTGCTGCTCGACAAGACCGGCACGATCACGCTCGGCAACCGCCAGGCGGTGGAGTTCATTCCGGTCGAGGGCGTGGATGCGCGGCAACTGGCCGAGACGGCGCAGCTCGCGTCGCTGGCCGACGAGACGCCGGAGGGCCGCAGCATCGTGGTGCTCGCGAAGGAGCAGTACGCGATGCGGGGCCGCACGGTCGGCACCGGCACGGACGAGGCGCCGCACGGGGCCACGTTCGTGCCGTTCACGGCACAGACGCGGATGAGCGGGGTCGACTTCGACGGCCTGGTGATCCGGAAGGGCGCGGCGGCGGCGATCGTCGAGCACGTGCAGGCGCGCGGCGGCCGGATTCCCCAGGAGCTCTCGGCCATCGTCGACCGGATCGCCCGGGCAGGCGGCACGCCGCTCGTGGTGGCCCAGAACGAATCCGTGCTCGGCGTCATCTACCTGAAGGACATCGTGAAGGGCGGCATCAAGGAGCGGTTCCTGCAACTCCGTAAGATGGGCATCCGCACCGTCATGATCACCGGCGACAATCCGCTGACCGCCGCCGCGATCGCCGCGGAGGCCGGTGTCGACGACTTCCTCGCGCAGGCGAAGCCGGAGGACAAGCTCAAGCTGATCCGCGACTACCAAACCGGCGGCCGCCTCGTGGCGATGACCGGCGACGGCACGAACGACGCGCCCGCGCTGGCGCAGGCCGATGTGGCCGTGGCGATGAACACCGGGACGCAGCCGGCCCGCGAAGCCGCGAACATGATCGACCTCGACAGCAACCCGACCAAGCTGATCGAGGTCGTGGAGATCGGCAAGCAGCTCTTGATGACGCGCGGCGCGCTCACGACGTTCAGCATCGCGAACGACGTCGCGAAGTACTTCGCGATCATCCCGGCCGCGTTCGCGTCGACGTACCCGGCGCTCACGGCGTTGAACTTCATGCGCCTCAGCACGCCGGTGAACGCGATTTCGTCCGCGGTCATCTTCAACGCGCTCATCATCATCGCGCTCATCCCGCTCTCGCTGCGGGGCGTGAAGTACCGCCCGGCGAGCGCGGGCGAGATCCTGCGGGACAACTTGCTGCTCTATGGCGTCGGCGGCGTGATCGCGCCCTTCATCGGCATCAAGCTGATCGATGTCATCCTGGTGGCGCTGGGGCTTCGGTAG
- the kdpC gene encoding potassium-transporting ATPase subunit KdpC — MRAQLLPAVMLTLMLTILTGLCYPLAITGIAQILFPHQANGSLILDNGKVVGSELIGQPFTDPSHFWSRPSATSPQAYNAASSGGSNLGPTNQALIDQVKQNVAALRQADPGNTAPVPVDLVTNSASGLDPDISVAAALYQVPRVARVHKLPVETVRALVVKYTEGRQFGILGEPRVNVLELNRALDQAK; from the coding sequence ATGCGTGCACAACTGCTTCCCGCAGTCATGCTGACCCTGATGCTCACGATCCTGACGGGGTTGTGCTACCCGCTCGCGATCACCGGGATCGCGCAGATCCTGTTCCCGCACCAGGCGAACGGGAGCCTGATCCTCGACAACGGCAAGGTCGTCGGGTCTGAGCTGATCGGCCAGCCGTTTACCGACCCGAGCCACTTCTGGAGCCGGCCGTCGGCGACGTCCCCGCAGGCGTACAACGCGGCGTCGTCCGGAGGCTCGAATCTCGGGCCGACGAACCAGGCGCTGATCGACCAGGTCAAGCAGAATGTGGCGGCGCTTCGCCAGGCGGATCCGGGCAACACCGCGCCCGTGCCGGTGGACCTCGTCACGAACTCCGCGAGCGGACTCGATCCCGACATCAGCGTCGCGGCAGCCCTCTACCAGGTGCCGCGCGTGGCTCGGGTCCACAAACTGCCCGTGGAGACGGTGCGCGCACTCGTGGTCAAGTACACCGAGGGACGGCAGTTCGGCATTCTCGGCGAACCGCGGGTGAACGTGCTCGAACTGAACCGGGCGCTCGACCAGGCGAAGTAA
- a CDS encoding response regulator: MEGAVGPRVLVVDDEEALRRLLRATLAARGYRVFEASSGQGALVTAGAVHSDLVILDLGLPDLDGLDVIRRLREWSSTPIVVLSVRDRDDDKVAALDAGADDYLTKPFSTLELLARMRAALRHAARSGNEAVIATGALTVDVVRRRVTVAGRQVALTPVGYSLLKALALSAGKVRVHRHLLREVWGPAYEHDLSLLRVSVSKLRHKVESDPARPQYILTEAGVGYRLRVPA; this comes from the coding sequence ATGGAGGGAGCCGTCGGGCCGCGCGTGCTCGTTGTCGACGACGAGGAAGCGCTTCGCCGGCTGCTCCGCGCCACCCTCGCGGCGCGCGGCTACCGGGTGTTTGAGGCCTCGTCCGGCCAGGGGGCGTTGGTCACCGCCGGCGCGGTGCACTCGGATCTCGTCATCCTGGACCTCGGGCTCCCCGACCTGGACGGCCTCGACGTGATCCGGCGCCTGCGCGAGTGGTCCAGCACGCCGATCGTGGTCCTCTCGGTCCGCGATCGGGACGACGACAAAGTCGCCGCACTGGACGCCGGGGCGGACGACTACCTCACCAAGCCGTTCAGCACGCTCGAGCTCCTCGCGCGGATGCGGGCCGCGCTGCGGCACGCAGCCCGGTCGGGGAACGAGGCGGTGATCGCGACCGGCGCCCTGACCGTCGATGTCGTGCGCCGCCGGGTCACGGTGGCGGGCCGGCAGGTCGCGCTCACCCCGGTAGGATACTCGTTGCTGAAAGCCCTCGCGCTCTCGGCGGGCAAGGTGCGCGTGCACCGGCATCTGCTCCGCGAGGTCTGGGGCCCCGCGTACGAGCACGATCTCAGTCTCCTCCGCGTCAGCGTCAGCAAACTGCGCCACAAGGTCGAGTCGGACCCCGCTCGGCCCCAGTACATCCTTACCGAAGCCGGCGTCGGGTACCGGCTGCGAGTCCCCGCGTAA
- a CDS encoding creatininase family protein, which translates to MERFTRSGVVGDPTLATPETGRLFFDAVVERLAQLLEAVATWEISDRLQARAPRES; encoded by the coding sequence GTGGAGCGGTTTACCCGAAGCGGCGTCGTCGGTGACCCCACGCTGGCGACCCCAGAGACGGGGCGGTTGTTCTTTGACGCCGTGGTGGAACGGCTCGCGCAATTGCTGGAGGCCGTGGCAACGTGGGAGATCAGCGATCGGCTGCAGGCTCGCGCGCCGAGAGAATCCTGA
- a CDS encoding IclR family transcriptional regulator, which yields MKNGAQSRVALERYRIQALDRGLDLLELLRDARTPLRLADVARRLRMVKSSAFRFLCTLEKRGYVDREEPSGEYRLGMACARYSRSMKAQPLTQIALPQMRVLLERFGETVNLAVLRGGQIFYVEILESPHSFRMAAQVGTTAFAHSTAVGKAIAAFLPRAEGEAMVSASGLPRLTARTITTPSAWQREVLRTRARGFSEDDAENEPGACCLGAPIFEGVNDRVIAALSISGPADRMQIVRHRAVQALVRSCKAISRAMGHHDPAMRRSARVRSQ from the coding sequence ATGAAAAACGGGGCTCAATCCCGCGTCGCGCTTGAGCGGTATAGGATCCAGGCGCTCGATCGCGGGTTGGATCTGCTCGAATTGCTTCGCGATGCTCGAACCCCGTTGCGCTTGGCCGACGTGGCCCGGCGGCTTCGCATGGTGAAGAGCTCGGCCTTCCGCTTTCTCTGCACGCTGGAGAAACGGGGCTATGTCGATCGCGAGGAGCCGAGTGGCGAGTATCGACTCGGCATGGCGTGCGCCAGGTATTCGCGCTCGATGAAGGCGCAACCGTTGACGCAGATCGCCCTGCCGCAGATGCGGGTGTTGCTCGAACGGTTCGGGGAGACTGTGAACCTCGCCGTCCTGCGGGGCGGCCAAATCTTTTACGTCGAGATTCTTGAAAGCCCGCACTCGTTCCGCATGGCCGCGCAGGTGGGCACGACGGCCTTTGCCCATTCGACGGCCGTGGGCAAGGCCATCGCCGCGTTCTTGCCGAGAGCCGAAGGTGAGGCCATGGTCAGCGCATCGGGACTCCCTCGACTCACCGCGCGGACGATCACCACGCCGAGCGCGTGGCAGCGGGAGGTGCTCCGCACGCGGGCCCGCGGATTCTCCGAAGACGATGCGGAGAACGAACCGGGAGCGTGTTGTCTTGGGGCGCCGATCTTTGAGGGGGTGAACGACCGCGTCATCGCTGCCCTCAGCATCTCGGGGCCCGCCGATCGGATGCAGATCGTACGGCACCGAGCGGTGCAGGCGTTGGTGAGGTCGTGCAAGGCGATCTCTCGCGCCATGGGGCATCATGACCCCGCGATGCGACGCTCCGCGCGGGTGCGCTCTCAGTGA